One part of the Vicugna pacos chromosome 20, VicPac4, whole genome shotgun sequence genome encodes these proteins:
- the KIFC1 gene encoding kinesin-like protein KIFC1 isoform X3, whose product MEDALEPEKKRTRGLGTTTKIATSRPRAPVLTTVPPTQGQTAAPKVPKKTGPRCSTAVATVLKNQKPGPAVPAQKPSTAAAPPMVGGKKPGKRPAWDLKGQLCDLNAELKCCRERTQMLAQENQQLRDQLREAQQQATALGAERRTLEEELARVRTQAEQGQQELGNLSARVLELEERLGTQEGLVQELQKEQLGLQEERRGLAARLEEQERRLQASEAALSGSQAEVASLQQKTAAQEALLAERDERLHGLEMERRRLHNQLQELKGNIRVFCRVRPVLPGESTPPPGFLLFPPGPGGPSDPPTRLSLFRSDERRGTLSGAPAPITRHDFSFDRVFPPGSGQDEVFEEISMLVQSALDGYPVCIFAYGQTGSGKTFTMEGGPGGDTQMEGLIPRALRHLFSVAQELSGQGWTYSFVASYVEIYNETVRDLLATGTRKGQVGECEIRRAGPGSEELTVTNARYVPVSCEKEVEALLHLARQNRAVARTAQNERSSRSHSVFQLQISGEHTGRGLQCGAPLSLVDLAGSERLDPGLALGPGERERLRETQAINSSLSTLGLVIMALSNKESHVPYRNSKLTYLLQNSLGGSAKMLMFVNISPLEENVSESLNSLRFASKVNQCVIGTAQANRK is encoded by the exons CTCCAAAAGTTCCCAAAAAGACAGGACCCCGATGTTCCACAGCTGTCGCCACAG TGTTGAAGAATCAGAAGCCAGGCCCTGCTGTTCCTGCCCAGAAGCCTAGCA CAGCAGCTGCTCCTCCAATGGTGGGAGGGAAGAAGCCCGGCAAACGTCCAGCCTGGGACTTAAAGGGTCAGTTATGTGACCTAAACGCAGAGCTGAAGTGCTGCCGTGAGAGGACTCAGATGCTGGCCCAGGAGAACCAACAGCTGCGAGACCAGCTCAGGGAGGCCCAGCAACAGGCCACGGCCCTGGGGGCAGAGCGGAGGACGCTGGAAGAGGAGTTGGCTAGGGTCCGGACTCAGGCCGAGCAGGGCCAGCAGGAGCTGGGGAACCTGAGTGCCCGTGTCCTAGAGCTGGAAGAGCGGCTAGGCACGCAGGAGGGCCTAGTGCAGGAGCTCCAGAAAGAACAGTTGGGATTGCAGGAGGAGCGAAGAGGCCTGGCTGCCCGGCTGGAAGAGCAGGAG aggaggcTGCAGGCATCAGAGGCAGCTCTGTCGGGCAGCCAAGCGGAGGTGGCATCTCTGCAGCAGaagactgcagcccaggaggccTTACTGGCTGAGCGGGACGAACGTCTCCATGGGCTAGAGATGGAGCGCCGACGGCTACACAACCAACTACAGGAGCTCAAAGGCAACATCCGTGTATTCTGCCGGGTCCGCCCTGTCCTTCCAGGGgagtccaccccaccccctggctTCCTCCTGTTTCCTCCTGGGCCTGGCGGGCCATCTGATCCTCCAACGCGACTCAGCCTCTTCCGGTCTGACGAGCGGCGTGGGACCCTGAGTGGGGCGCCAGCCCCCATCACCCGCCATGACTTCTCTTTTGACCGGGTATTCCCACCAGGGAGTGGACAGGACGAAGTGTTTGAGGAGATTTCCATGCTGGTCCAGTCAGCCCTGGATGGCTACCCAGTATGCATCTTTGCCTATGGCCAGACAGGCAGTGGCAAGACCTTCACCATGGAGGGTGGGCCTGGGGGAGACACCCAGATGGAGGGGCTCATCCCTCGGGCCCTGCGGCATCTCTTCTCTGTGGCCCAGGAGCTGAGTGGCCAGGGCTGGACCTACAGCTTTGTGGCAAGTTACGTAGAGATCTACAATGAGACTGTTCGAGACCTGCTGGCCACCGGGACCCGGAAGGGCCAGGTGGGTGAGTGCGAGATTCGCCGGGCAGGGCCGGGGAGTGAGGAGCTCACTGTCACCAACGCCCGATATGTTCCTGTCTCCTGTGAGAAAGAG GTGGAGGCCCTGCTCCATCTGGCCCGCCAAAACCGGGCTGTAGCCCGCACAGCCCAGAACGAGCGGTCATCACGCAGTCACAGTGTGTTCCAGCTGCAGATCTCTGGGGAACACACTGGACGAGGCCTGCAGTGCGGTGCACCCCTCAGTCTTGTGGACCTGGCTGGGAGCGAGCGGCTAGACCCCGGCTTAGCCCTCGGTCCTGGGGAGCGGGAGCGCCTTCGGGAAACACAGGCCATTAACAGCAGCCTGTCCACCCTGGGGCTGGTCATCATGGCCTTGAGCAACAAG GAGTCCCACGTGCCTTACCGGAACAGCAAGCTTACCTACCTGTTGCAGAACTCTCTGGGTGGCAGCGCAAAGAT gctcatgtTCGTGAACATTTCTCCCCTAGAAGAGAACGTCTCCGAGTCCCTCAACTCCCTACGCTTTGCCTCCAAG GTGAACCAGTGTGTTATTGGTACTGCCCAGGCCAACAGGAAATGA